Proteins encoded by one window of Gordonia jinghuaiqii:
- a CDS encoding ThuA domain-containing protein translates to MTTPLRVLAVTRGHNFERNAFTAMLDALPGVEVSQVEQPAAQTFFRPENAPEWDAFLMYDMPGYTFHRDHSPVDLHEPPTRFREDFEALVAAGHGFVFLHHALASWPTWPRYASLIGGRFRFVPGDGQPDSGYRHEVDQRIRVLDQGHPITAGVDPEFALRDETYLCAVDNDVHPLLATDVPLDTTTHYSTYNAVRGRRDTSDGWEHEPGSGVVGWVKPHDASRIAYLQFGDGPSAYGNSNFRRLVTNALTWAAGSSTEVSS, encoded by the coding sequence ATGACGACTCCACTACGTGTGCTCGCTGTGACCCGCGGGCACAACTTCGAACGCAATGCCTTCACCGCGATGCTCGACGCGCTCCCCGGCGTCGAGGTCAGCCAGGTGGAACAACCCGCGGCGCAGACCTTCTTCCGACCGGAGAATGCACCCGAATGGGACGCATTCCTGATGTACGACATGCCCGGTTACACCTTCCATCGCGATCATTCACCGGTCGATCTCCACGAGCCGCCGACGCGGTTCCGCGAGGACTTCGAGGCTTTGGTCGCCGCCGGGCACGGATTCGTGTTCCTTCATCACGCCCTGGCGTCGTGGCCGACCTGGCCGCGGTACGCGTCGCTGATCGGCGGCCGGTTCCGGTTCGTTCCCGGTGACGGGCAACCCGATTCGGGCTACCGGCACGAGGTCGACCAGCGGATCAGGGTTCTCGACCAGGGCCATCCGATCACCGCGGGTGTCGACCCGGAGTTCGCTCTGCGTGACGAAACATACCTGTGCGCGGTCGACAACGACGTGCACCCGCTCCTGGCGACCGACGTCCCGCTGGACACCACCACGCACTACTCGACCTACAACGCCGTCCGGGGCCGGCGCGACACCAGCGACGGCTGGGAGCACGAGCCCGGCAGTGGGGTCGTGGGGTGGGTGAAGCCACACGACGCCAGTCGGATCGCGTATCTGCAGTTCGGTGACGGACCGTCCGCATACGGCAACTCGAATTTCCGCCGGCTGGTGACCAACGCCCTCACCTGGGCGGCCGGCTCATCCACGGAGGTCTCCTCATGA
- a CDS encoding VOC family protein, whose product MTAQIPYHSGILVADIGEAAARFTAELGYEFNEPTSITVPRFDDRLAGTEGEVTLSAVYSRSGPHRLELIAAQGEGIYSASRAGLHHLGIWESAMPARLATLEATHDTVVEAVLWRRDGGLSAIYARSASTGTRLEYVNDDRREALERWFDTGVFS is encoded by the coding sequence ATGACAGCTCAGATCCCCTACCACTCAGGTATTCTCGTCGCCGACATCGGCGAGGCGGCCGCCCGGTTCACCGCCGAGCTCGGCTATGAGTTCAACGAGCCGACGTCGATCACGGTGCCGCGCTTCGACGACCGGCTCGCGGGTACCGAAGGCGAGGTCACGCTGAGCGCGGTCTACAGCCGGTCCGGACCGCATCGCCTGGAACTGATCGCCGCCCAGGGTGAGGGAATCTACTCGGCGTCCCGTGCAGGCCTCCACCACCTCGGCATCTGGGAGTCGGCGATGCCGGCACGCCTCGCCACGCTCGAGGCGACGCACGACACGGTCGTCGAAGCGGTGTTGTGGCGCAGGGACGGTGGGCTCTCGGCCATCTATGCGAGGTCGGCATCCACCGGGACCCGACTCGAGTACGTCAACGACGATCGTCGTGAGGCCCTCGAGCGTTGGTTCGACACGGGCGTCTTCTCCTGA